In one window of Notolabrus celidotus isolate fNotCel1 chromosome 15, fNotCel1.pri, whole genome shotgun sequence DNA:
- the LOC117826516 gene encoding junctional sarcoplasmic reticulum protein 1 isoform X1 — METRLSTLTDRLSHSSECDCCHLCGGTTGCVTKAPPTLPRGPQMSREGMEESYETFEEELWPPRADPPPQKPVRQIRRPEMFSTRKVREEMVPQQPKAEPKTLPREPSIPITTTLPKAVSIQNLSQIDTPWQNVTLNRCLFVAITILVLTSGFQKLHETMRGQGTAEEEEETVLAVRRPGALRHRGQPPEPETTLWEVMFSWLPDLDDEDEEEEEEDDADSGEVKNVKSKTRSAKGLRNKPLPDKKLMKQREGKLKVRRAKKTGDEETKEKKERDKTDEPDEEADDEDVEEEEEAVPKKPTKKDKKKTQKG, encoded by the exons CTGTCACACAGTTCAGAGTGTGACTGCTGTCATCTCTGCGGAGGAACAACAGGCTGTGTGACAAAGGCTCCTCCGACTCTGCCCAGGGGACCCCAAATGTCGAG ggAAGGGATGGAAGAGAGCTATGAGACATTTGAGGAGGAGTTATGGCCACCAAGAGCAGATCCTCCTCCACAGAAGCCTGTTCGACAGATCCGCAGACCAG AAATGTTCTCTACAAGGAAAGTAAGAGAG GAAATGGTTCCACAGCAACCAAAAGCAGAACCCAAGACTTTACCAAGAGAACCCAGCATACCCATAACAA caaCCTTGCCTAAAGCTGTATCCATCCAAAACCTGAGCCAAATTGACACACCATGGCAAAATGTCACCCTCAACCGCTGTCTGTTTGTGGCCATCACCATCCTGGTGCTCACCTCAGGCTTTCAGAAGCTTCATG AAACTATGAGGGGTCAGgggacagcagaggaggaagaggaaactgTATTGGCAGTGAGACGGCCAGGTGCATTACGGCACAGAGGACAACCTCCAGAG CCTGAGACAACACTATGGGAAGTCATGTTCTCGTGGCTGCCAGACCTTGATGacgaagatgaggaggaggaggaggaagatgacgCTGACAGTGGAgaagttaaaaatgtaaagtcaaAAACTCGATCTGCAAAGGGTCTCAGAAACAAGCCACTACCAGACAAAAAACTCATGAAGCAAAGAGAGGGGAAATTAAAGGTCAGGAGAGCAAAGAAGACCGGAGATGAAGAAaccaaagaaaagaaggaaagagataaAACAGACGAACCTGATGAAGAAGCAGATGATGAAGAtgtagaggaagaagaggaagcagtGCCCAAGAAGCCtacaaagaaagacaagaagaaaactcaaaaaggATGA
- the LOC117826516 gene encoding junctional sarcoplasmic reticulum protein 1 isoform X3 encodes MEESYETFEEELWPPRADPPPQKPVRQIRRPEMFSTRKVREEMVPQQPKAEPKTLPREPSIPITTTLPKAVSIQNLSQIDTPWQNVTLNRCLFVAITILVLTSGFQKLHETMRGQGTAEEEEETVLAVRRPGALRHRGQPPEPETTLWEVMFSWLPDLDDEDEEEEEEDDADSGEVKNVKSKTRSAKGLRNKPLPDKKLMKQREGKLKVRRAKKTGDEETKEKKERDKTDEPDEEADDEDVEEEEEAVPKKPTKKDKKKTQKG; translated from the exons ATGGAAGAGAGCTATGAGACATTTGAGGAGGAGTTATGGCCACCAAGAGCAGATCCTCCTCCACAGAAGCCTGTTCGACAGATCCGCAGACCAG AAATGTTCTCTACAAGGAAAGTAAGAGAG GAAATGGTTCCACAGCAACCAAAAGCAGAACCCAAGACTTTACCAAGAGAACCCAGCATACCCATAACAA caaCCTTGCCTAAAGCTGTATCCATCCAAAACCTGAGCCAAATTGACACACCATGGCAAAATGTCACCCTCAACCGCTGTCTGTTTGTGGCCATCACCATCCTGGTGCTCACCTCAGGCTTTCAGAAGCTTCATG AAACTATGAGGGGTCAGgggacagcagaggaggaagaggaaactgTATTGGCAGTGAGACGGCCAGGTGCATTACGGCACAGAGGACAACCTCCAGAG CCTGAGACAACACTATGGGAAGTCATGTTCTCGTGGCTGCCAGACCTTGATGacgaagatgaggaggaggaggaggaagatgacgCTGACAGTGGAgaagttaaaaatgtaaagtcaaAAACTCGATCTGCAAAGGGTCTCAGAAACAAGCCACTACCAGACAAAAAACTCATGAAGCAAAGAGAGGGGAAATTAAAGGTCAGGAGAGCAAAGAAGACCGGAGATGAAGAAaccaaagaaaagaaggaaagagataaAACAGACGAACCTGATGAAGAAGCAGATGATGAAGAtgtagaggaagaagaggaagcagtGCCCAAGAAGCCtacaaagaaagacaagaagaaaactcaaaaaggATGA
- the LOC117826516 gene encoding junctional sarcoplasmic reticulum protein 1 isoform X2, producing MRQLKLSHSSECDCCHLCGGTTGCVTKAPPTLPRGPQMSREGMEESYETFEEELWPPRADPPPQKPVRQIRRPEMFSTRKVREEMVPQQPKAEPKTLPREPSIPITTTLPKAVSIQNLSQIDTPWQNVTLNRCLFVAITILVLTSGFQKLHETMRGQGTAEEEEETVLAVRRPGALRHRGQPPEPETTLWEVMFSWLPDLDDEDEEEEEEDDADSGEVKNVKSKTRSAKGLRNKPLPDKKLMKQREGKLKVRRAKKTGDEETKEKKERDKTDEPDEEADDEDVEEEEEAVPKKPTKKDKKKTQKG from the exons CTGTCACACAGTTCAGAGTGTGACTGCTGTCATCTCTGCGGAGGAACAACAGGCTGTGTGACAAAGGCTCCTCCGACTCTGCCCAGGGGACCCCAAATGTCGAG ggAAGGGATGGAAGAGAGCTATGAGACATTTGAGGAGGAGTTATGGCCACCAAGAGCAGATCCTCCTCCACAGAAGCCTGTTCGACAGATCCGCAGACCAG AAATGTTCTCTACAAGGAAAGTAAGAGAG GAAATGGTTCCACAGCAACCAAAAGCAGAACCCAAGACTTTACCAAGAGAACCCAGCATACCCATAACAA caaCCTTGCCTAAAGCTGTATCCATCCAAAACCTGAGCCAAATTGACACACCATGGCAAAATGTCACCCTCAACCGCTGTCTGTTTGTGGCCATCACCATCCTGGTGCTCACCTCAGGCTTTCAGAAGCTTCATG AAACTATGAGGGGTCAGgggacagcagaggaggaagaggaaactgTATTGGCAGTGAGACGGCCAGGTGCATTACGGCACAGAGGACAACCTCCAGAG CCTGAGACAACACTATGGGAAGTCATGTTCTCGTGGCTGCCAGACCTTGATGacgaagatgaggaggaggaggaggaagatgacgCTGACAGTGGAgaagttaaaaatgtaaagtcaaAAACTCGATCTGCAAAGGGTCTCAGAAACAAGCCACTACCAGACAAAAAACTCATGAAGCAAAGAGAGGGGAAATTAAAGGTCAGGAGAGCAAAGAAGACCGGAGATGAAGAAaccaaagaaaagaaggaaagagataaAACAGACGAACCTGATGAAGAAGCAGATGATGAAGAtgtagaggaagaagaggaagcagtGCCCAAGAAGCCtacaaagaaagacaagaagaaaactcaaaaaggATGA
- the sf3a2 gene encoding splicing factor 3A subunit 2: MDFQHRAGGKTGSGGVASASESNRDRRERLRQLALETIDINKDPYFMKNHLGSYECKLCLTLHNNEGSYLAHTQGKKHQTNLARRAAKEAKEAPAQPAPAKVKVEVKKFVKIGRPGYKVTKQRDPETGQQSLLFQIDYPEIAEGIGPRHRFMSAYEQRIEPPDRRWQYLLLAAEPYETIAFKVPSREIDKAENRFWTHWNRETKQFFLQFHFKMEKAITQSSGPVPPAGVKRPPPLMSGVGPRPPNDSMPPPPPEGMSVPPLPPGAPGAPHMPPQMPMPPMPMRPPPPDGLSMSN, translated from the exons ATGGATTTCCAGCATCGGGCTGGAGGGAAGACCGGGAGCGGTGGAGTGGCATCTGCCTCTGAGAGTAACCGTGATAGACGAGAGCGGTTACGTCAGCTGGCCCTGGAGACTATTGACATCAACAAAGACCCCTACTTTATGAAGAATCATTTAGGGTCATATGAGTGCAAACTTTGCTTGACTCTGCACAACAATGAG ggcaGCTACTTGGCTcacacacaaggaaaaaaacatcagaccAATTT GGCGCGGAGAGCAGCCAAGGAGGCCAAAGAAGCTCCTGCTCAGCCAGCTCCAGCAAAAGTGAAAGTTGAGGTCAAGAAGTTTGTCAAAATCGGTCGTCCAGGATACAAAG TAACCAAACAGAGGGACCCAGAGACTGGACAGCAGTCTCTACTTTTCCAG ATTGACTACCCAGAGATTGCTGAAGGAATTGGACCCAGGCATCGTTTTATGTCTGCTTATGAACAGCGTATTGAGCCTCCTGATCGTCGCTGGCAGTATCTGCTCCTGGCTGCTGAACCATATGAGACTATTGCTTTTAAG GTCCCCAGTAGAGAAATCGATAAAGCAGAAAATCGTTTCTGGACCCACTGGAATAGAGAGACCAAACAG TTTTTCCTGCAATTCCACTTCAAAATGGAGAAAGCCATCACCCAGTCCAGCGGCCCAGTCCCTCCTGCAGGGGTGAAGCGCCCCCCTCCTCTCATGAGTGGAGTTGGACCTCGCCCACCAAATGACTCTatgcctcctccaccaccagaaGGGATGTCGGTACCTCCTCTTCCACCTGGTGCACCAGGTGCCCCTCATATGCCCCCACAGATGCCCATGCCACCTATGCCAATGAGACCACCTCCTCCTGATGGCCTCTCAATGTCTAACTGA
- the plekhj1 gene encoding pleckstrin homology domain-containing family J member 1 isoform X2 — protein sequence MRFNEKELMSLSRQPSEKAAELGMRGPKKGDVVKKRLVKLVVNFLFYFRTDEEEPIGALLLEQCRVEKEDSQTFSVAFLDEAEKKYLFECDSEEQCGEWVDSIIRASYEFMRKNLIFYRTEIHRLTGPFGAVRYIR from the exons ATGCGTTTCAACGAGAAGGAGCTGATGTCTCTGAGCCGCCAGCCCTCAGAGAAAGCAGCTGAGCTGGGGATGAGAGGACCCAAGAAAGGAGACG TAGTGAAGAAGAGACTGGTGAAACTGGTTGTTaacttcctcttttattttcggACTGATGAGGAGGAG CCAATAGGAGCTTTGCTGCTGGAACAATGTAGGGTGGAGAAGGAGGACAGCCAGACTTTCTCTGTTG CATTTTTGGATGAAGCTGAGAAGAAGTACCTTTTTGAGTGCGACTCCGAGGAACAGTGTGGGGAGTGGGTAGACTCCATCATCAGGGCCAG TTATGAGTTCATGAGGAAAAACCTGATATTCTACAGAACAGAAATCCACAGGCTCACCG GACCCTTTGGAGCAGTACGGTATATCAGATGA
- the plekhj1 gene encoding pleckstrin homology domain-containing family J member 1 isoform X1, with amino-acid sequence MRFNEKELMSLSRQPSEKAAELGMRGPKKGDVVKKRLVKLVVNFLFYFRTDEEEPIGALLLEQCRVEKEDSQTFSVAFLDEAEKKYLFECDSEEQCGEWVDSIIRASYEFMRKNLIFYRTEIHRLTGKDPLEQYGISDETRFQVSNGLQLMTRDTSSL; translated from the exons ATGCGTTTCAACGAGAAGGAGCTGATGTCTCTGAGCCGCCAGCCCTCAGAGAAAGCAGCTGAGCTGGGGATGAGAGGACCCAAGAAAGGAGACG TAGTGAAGAAGAGACTGGTGAAACTGGTTGTTaacttcctcttttattttcggACTGATGAGGAGGAG CCAATAGGAGCTTTGCTGCTGGAACAATGTAGGGTGGAGAAGGAGGACAGCCAGACTTTCTCTGTTG CATTTTTGGATGAAGCTGAGAAGAAGTACCTTTTTGAGTGCGACTCCGAGGAACAGTGTGGGGAGTGGGTAGACTCCATCATCAGGGCCAG TTATGAGTTCATGAGGAAAAACCTGATATTCTACAGAACAGAAATCCACAGGCTCACCGGTAAG GACCCTTTGGAGCAGTACGGTATATCAGATGAAACTCGCTTCCAGGTCAGTAATGGCCTGCAGCTGATGACGAGAGATACCTCCTCACTGTAA